From the genome of Plasmodium malariae genome assembly, chromosome: 9, one region includes:
- the PmUG01_09047400 gene encoding conserved Plasmodium protein, unknown function, with translation MNKNYEFEYYQNLMQKELKEYETHSDISCKIGYSDSESEGVASIKEVPYYSYNNSLKNYKKEKLEKPVWKSLYDIEETAKDSYSDYEYSKNDKSESEIESPRFGNSSEDEKGKEVDGLNGEDEQNEEDKLYEKDELNGGDEPYEMNERYEEGEHKEETARIKNFVNGVNNSENFFAFDKINDELKNSKSNDPFGNFSNKENISISSSINYNFREELENNMYNNLSMFKSIKNRYDDTTKHFMKPKTCKDINGIYYDVSDEKVDIDLLKREHEKLKKGHILEKLSTSEYDYLTRGNSSNSHYRNVQYTSAKNSSKLKKGVLDDNTLKKISKNFGISSDNSTSDTFDQILVDQNIAYKGKKLHERKITDYSNSVKKKNTRLRKIANRGVEQVEKEVEEEEEEEEEEEEEEEEEEEEEEEEEEEEEEEEEEEEEEEEEEEEEEEEEEEEDEGEEKNEEEEDAQKNTDIKEDEDKEEEEQHNKVGGNTEEEDEGNEEEDNAVLENSKCKRNTNKAASKIRTDNINSKNIPNFQKKNNETKKRNSNKKKIAKDKVFTCKKITEIIDEKNSSERVTTSSTTSESNDEIISYIHNKNIIINKTETEKQNDLVNEQIAKEMNFEWWKPNEKTVHTQMENLQNMKEDIDNKLNNEKRVIKSEKEILNKERILNRYEIPKDISYYVEKYQKRKEEHDKNSSNVHINVNNDANRKEVVNESENILAHNNTNDILSEKKDLFNTRNSENKNQDIEAEKGLEHLYHDRFNRYDDSLKVPNNRTTIQDCNKEMIPISTNDQVDSLKSCNIIDEFFSDKPKIKNDVNYENGANINNSNTFLKEEKVPYINSINMNQISNSNNTCEVHNNSFFNNDHKNKGKDLLGIPRNMLQNEICNGQISGDTYTIYDKIYDSIYDQINNYSEKNNEECFNKSTENNNNEKNLPFFQNIDESKENCMYIKEKGDTRIYSDEEKNEKIKMFLKYLKCIDDNSLTKVFEHIVQRENDDKLKKQLEMYLIGKKNINKIENNECEQETRHILRSNQNTQTTDKHFKNEEIQTSIKDTNKSDSCMQTEINDINNKLYVQNDMISKKTSIDSIFFRNLSKDSYPLDVDNCAVKNSHVESKERKYFASDRNDDLNNDEYNELKKINDLKAKILEKIKSCYENTNENNDEAAAILMLQDKKEFKNNSNSCRIYDNNTCNSRSVEKRRSNNSSKNSSSHIDNNRNNGNISGKSNKSVSTLETLESMKSFEKEMNLLISHNERLKRRIEKLYEEKEKIKNDYKKIEKIKESQDNLFLATEKHIEKLHGELDNLSKQNESMKGDIKKKKMKIIALESQIDESNTNNDVNDSDDLTLKRHTHMIKDELTYIDINNRLDEFKGQIIDKKKIKTQIDQLQKQLHILKDEIKKTEFLKLENEELKKLLTMKNSNINDYEKSTMKLEKHIEKLNEHNLRIYKENFNLCENIVMLKKENTTVPYSSEEIHDKPTNIEKELHADGASIQTIGSKVNEKGARDLQKHGNIIKKLEKTVDLLNEQNFHLNEKICDLKEQNMKLRKTALLSNKENGNILDSNKHIEMIQTETEKIYIDKINLLKCNLEASKNKINMLNILLKTSNNQTTQLNKKVKYIIKENKTLQKKYEKCLTYLEKLKIKYDDEILKVNYEKSGISLYDSKDINNNKDEEAIHKMNKIHDMQLLKEGEHINILEHKLYEKDEKSTEVFNDTKEEGNMGSIVQKRNINGKCSTGIGTLVGIKEENEDNKKKNKEVSKLLKFNDLISNNEDENIYQNWLDSENKYVHVNNIFEIDSITKDLQNMFCSDTENTSKKLLKDSMSDNDNSIINTRVNTQEGVKNIESTNSISNERSLRNIEKRFVSDKIKKMNENINKYIDEKKNNIKNICYNDNFPYSKSHMKEDYQGHYSDIDPKNRIIKEQKGNEQDINRMYNNKTDGNIIPMNSVDQTYNKKQLGNMNNADYKNNTNNTYSMNNSSYNNSLARSTNSYHMYKENVGDSLINNDSDNFKSVLRTYQIYDDKEDMQIKNNGLNNEYPLQKCNATNLEKTNENDVKSNDYMNKLHLCNENNTSAHNNNNLVNNSFNNYKLNSSENMYIAYNKQNDITIYGNPEYSNRNAPATSQNMNNGVEANDKYQNAKNEKKGEAWIIDIKNNEIMPYRKLQSTILTEEVERGTENRGKYGVKDGINRTKNKAKNREKNGMKNWLHQNRYMNNHTKLKPLLHHKKFSKGSAYNNGKNKDKLHLLVNNISKLVKGKIEEELKSKNISKDILNFEITKIKKKKAVPNSSLKNKSQETTIILSDSMSLSSGTLNSTFETIDDHKNNQITPNFLRNMQESNLTFNTDCASNLSKNGKGRHVYIGKNNNSFVDHKDRDDKNNFQLTNMNKSIINGGTYVNEANYLYGGSYLNNDTLLNNFIVNKNYMQDIGSLNENLFLNDQSVLPEVPLNNIGDIYYKQNLSCDYVGNVQLQHNIDYLNFSGLSNKNQLNQSSLSNNRNNYKSNNIVVNEYINIKNNSTSSNNNNNNGSSSSNTNVNNGSNNNDALNSSIKNKAVNAEENANIMNSRNIRKDEEAFIVDEDVNNSIENTNNNLNMNMVINNYQDINNNFINDPVSNVYDTNQCLLYNGVLSNKNGKEASTIFDVDKMNNSYLFDINTIKQGMIPPFYDDASLNYNLIDRNDTNDMNDTNDVNDMDEGSKGGSLGNNLNSSSNKNDNSSSSNKIIGKSEHNFKNADGSIAFFPEYCVDKNISNKTQKEVKVCEKINVNKKGNNQLLKENIVDEKHKTLERNTRRSKSVDIRRFETKNDLASKGDSTRNKMKTQIFNYSDYKNNGLRDMSTYADKVLQDMKSLIPSNVSNLINKANLKGKTGRSITKMVSNNSNISSSNNSISSSRSSSCNSCGSRGSCNSNTFNSANYKLCTKHEPGKLNKNKDKIHSNHGGTLLKSTSTKNLYQNYRYDETNNVSENIMNNINILGLEKGDYINKCPSINKNETRIIYNDSNDSNNNNYLVGEGVNNIMIGKTNENALLSSRNSSSNNNENNIKKNLMSMNAKNGEHTRLNAGINSNINNNMHYDLNNFNYNLNKFENILKEDQFKNYSNNAHNIIYKQVNSNQHLVKNSIILNRKEEGNAFQSETRRSLSCFREALKKQGILG, from the coding sequence atgaacaaaaactATGAGTTCGAGTATTATCAAAATTTAATGCAAAAGGAACTAAAAGAATATGAAACACATTCTGATATATCGTGTAAAATAGGCTATAGCGACTCAGAATCGGAAGGAGTTGCGTCCATAAAAGAGGTACCTTACTATTCGTACAACAACAgcttgaaaaattataaaaaagaaaaattagaaaaaccTGTGTGGAAAAGTCTTTACGATATTGAGGAGACAGCAAAAGATTCGTACTCAGATTATGAATATTCTAAGAATGATAAATCGGAAAGCGAAATTGAATCTCCCAGATTTGGAAATTCGTCTGAGGATGAAAAGGGAAAAGAAGTAGATGGGCTGAATGGTGAAGATGAGCAGAATGAAGAAGACAAGTTGTATGAAAAAGATGAGCTGAATGGAGGAGATGAACCATATGAAATGAATGAGCGGTATGAAGAAGGAGAGCATAAGGAGGAAACGGCaaggataaaaaattttgttaatggAGTTAATAATTCTGAAAACTTTTTCGcatttgataaaataaatgatgaattaaaaaattcaaaatctAATGACCCATTTggtaatttttcaaataaggAGAACATTTCCATTTCTAGTAGtattaattataactttAGAGAAGAATTAGAAAACAATATGTATAACAATTTAAGTATgtttaaaagtataaaaaataggtATGATGATACAACTAAACATTTTATGAAACCGAAAACGTGTAAAGATATCAATGGTATATATTACGATGTAAGTGATGAAAAGGTGGATAttgatttattaaaaagagaacatgaaaaattaaagaaaggACATATATTAGAGAAGTTAAGTACTTCTGAATATGATTACCTTACTCGCGGAAACTCTTCAAATAGTCATTATAGGAATGTACAGTATACAAGTGCTAAAAATAgtagtaaattaaaaaaaggggtGCTAGATGATAACACTCTGAAGAAAATATCCAAAAATTTTGGTATTTCATCTGATAATAGCACATCAGACACATTTGACCAAATATTGGTGGATCAAAACATTGCTTATAAGGGTAAGAAGTTGCATGAAAGGAAAATTACGGATTATAGTAATTCtgtgaagaaaaaaaataccagGTTGAGAAAAATAGCAAACAGAGGCGTTGAACAAGTGGAAAAAGAGGTAGAGGAGGAGGAAGAAGAGGAGGAAGAGGAGgaggaagaagaggaagaggaagaagaagaggaagaggaagaagaagaggaagaggaagaggaagaagaagaggaagaggaagaagaagaggaagaggaggaggaagaagaagaggaagaggaagaagacgagggagaagaaaaaaatgaggaaGAAGAGGACGCACAGAAAAACACAGATATAAAAGAAGATGAAgataaagaagaagaagaacaACATAACAAAGTGGGTGGCAATACGGAGGAAGAGGATGAAGGAAATGAGGAAGAAGATAATGCCGTCTTAGAAAATTCGAAATGTAAAAGGAATACAAATAAAGCAGCTTCAAAAATACGCActgataatattaatagtaagAATATACCCAATTTCCAAAAGAAGAATAacgaaacaaaaaaaagaaatagtaataaaaaaaaaattgcaaaagaCAAAGTCTttacatgtaaaaaaataacagaaATTATTGATGAAAAGAATTCTAGCGAAAGGGTAACAACCAGTAGTACAACAAGTGAGAGTAACGATGAAATTATtagttatatacataataagaatataataataaacaaaacagaaacggaaaaacaaaatgatttAGTGAATGAGCAGATTGCAAAAGAAATGAATTTTGAATGGTGGAAGCCTAATGAAAAAACGGTTCACACACAAATGGAAAATCTTCAAAACATGAAAGAAGATAtagataataaattaaataatgaaaagagaGTAATAAAATCAGAAAAGGAAATTTTGAATAAAGAGAGAATATTAAATCGTTATGAAATACCAAAAgatatttcttattatgtAGAAAAGTATCAAAAGAGAAAAGAGGAACACGACAAAAATAGTAgcaatgtacatataaatgttaaCAACGATGCAAATAGAAAAGAAGTTGTTAATGAATCTGAAAATATCCTTGCTCATAACAACACGAACGATATTTTAAgtgaaaaaaaggatttaTTTAATACACGTAATTCGGAAAACAAAAATCAAGATATAGAAGCGGAAAAGGGGTTAGAGCATCTTTACCATGATCGATTTAACAGATATGATGATTCATTGAAAGTACCAAATAATAGAACGACAATACAAGATTGTAATAAAGAAATGATTCCAATTTCAACTAATGATCAAGTAGATTCGTTAAAAAGTTGTAATATTATCGACGAATTTTTTTCTGATAAacctaaaataaaaaatgatgtgAATTATGAAAACGGTgcaaacataaataatagcaataCCTTTTTAAAGGAAGAGAAGGTTCCCTATAttaatagtataaatatgaatcAAATAAGCAATTCAAATAATACATGCGAGGTGCATAATAATTCATTCTTTAATAAtgatcataaaaataaaggaaaggATTTATTAGGTATACCTCGAAATATGTTACAGAATGAAATTTGTAATGGTCAAATTAGTGGTGATACATATACcatttatgataaaatttaCGACAGTATTTACGATCAGATAAATAACTATTCGGAAAAAAACAATGAAGAGTGTTTTAATAAGAGTACAGAAAATAACAACAATGAGAAGAATTTGCCATTTTTCCAAAACATTGACGAAAGTAAAGaaaattgtatgtatataaaggAAAAGGGTGATACGAGAATATACTctgatgaagaaaaaaatgagaagaTTAAGAtgtttttgaaatatttaaaatgcaTCGATGACAATTCCTTAACGAAAGTTTTTGAACACATTGTTCAGAGAGAAAATGACGATAAATTGAAAAAGCAGTTGGAAATGTATTTAATAGGAAAGAAGAACATAAACAAGATTGAAAATAACGAGTGTGAACAAGAAACTAGACATATTTTAAGGTCTAATCAAAATACGCAGACAACCGATAAACactttaaaaatgaagaaatacaGACAAGTATTAAGGACACAAATAAATCGGACAGTTGTATGCAAACTGagataaatgatataaataataaattatacgtACAAAACGATATGATAAGCAAAAAGACCAGTATagattctatattttttaggaATCTAAGTAAGGATTCTTACCCATTAGATGTTGATAATTGTGCAGTTAAGAATTCACACGTCGAATcgaaagaaagaaaatattttgctTCCGATAGGAATGAtgatttaaataatgatgaatataatgaattgaaaaagataaatgatTTGAAAGCAaaaattttggaaaaaataaaatcatgCTATGAGAAtactaatgaaaataatgatgaaGCAGCGGCTATATTAATGTTGCaggataaaaaagaatttaaaaataacagtaATTCTTGTAGaatttatgataataatacttGTAATAGTAGGAGTGTGGAAAAAAGGAGAAGTAACAATAGTAGTAAGAATAGCAGTAGTCATATAGATAACAACCGTAACAATGGAAATATCAGTGGCAAGAGCAACAAAAGTGTGAGCACTCTGGAAACACTTGAATCGATGAAGTcatttgaaaaagaaatgaatttGCTAATATCGCATAATGAAAgattaaaaagaagaatagaaaaattatacgaagaaaaggaaaaaataaaaaacgattataaaaaaattgaaaaaataaaggaaagtCAAGATAACTTGTTTTTAGCAACAGAAAAACACATTGAAAAGTTACATGGGGAGTTAGATAATTTGTCTAAACAAAATGAGAGTATGAAAggtgatataaaaaaaaaaaaaatgaaaataatagcTCTGGAATCGCAAATAGATGAGAGTAACACTAATAATGATGTGAATGACAGTGATGATCTTACGTTAAAGCGACATACACATATGATAAAAGATGAACTTacttatatagatataaataacaGATTAGACGAATTTAAAGGACAaataatagataaaaaaaagattaaaacaCAGATAGATCAACTGCAAAAGCAATTACATATTCTGAAagatgaaattaaaaaaacagagtttttaaaattagaaaatgaggaattaaaaaaattattaactatGAAGAATTCTAATATTAATGATTATGAAAAAAGCACGATGAAATTAGAAAAgcatatagaaaaattaaatgaacacaatttacgcatatataaggaaaattttaatcTATGCGAAAATATTGTCATGTTGAAGAAAGAGAATACAACAGTACCATATTCTAGTGAAGAAATACATGATAAACCTACGAATATAGAGAAGGAGCTGCATGCAGATGGTGCAAGCATTCAAACAATTGGCAGTAaagtaaatgaaaaaggagCAAGAGATCTGCAAAAGCatggaaatataataaaaaaactggAAAAAACTGTGGACTTGTTAAATGAGCAAAATTTTCATCTGAATGAAAAGATATGCGATTTGAAGGAACAAAATATGAAGCTAAGAAAAACTGCTCTATTGTCCAATAAGGAAAATGGTAATATACTTGATAGTAATAAACATATAGAAATGATACAAACTGaaactgaaaaaatatatatagataaaattaacttattaaaatgtaatttagaagcaagcaaaaataaaataaacatgttaaatattttattaaaaacgtCCAATAATCAAACTACACAGTTAAATAAGaaagttaaatatatcataaaagAGAACAAAACATTGCAAAAAAAGTACGAAAAGTGCCTTACCTATTTggaaaaactaaaaataaaatatgatgatgaaattttaaaagtaaattatgaaaagtCAGGAATATCTCTATATGATTCAAAAgatattaataacaataaagaCGAAGAGGCAATACACAAAATGAATAAGATTCATGATATGCAACTACTCAAGGAAGgagaacatataaatatcCTAGAGCATAAgttatatgaaaaagatgAGAAAAGTACCGAAGTATTCAACGATACTAAGGAGGAAGGTAATATGGGTTCGATTGTACAGAAGAGGAACATAAATGGAAAATGTAGTACAGGTATAGGCACTTTAGTAGgtataaaagaagaaaatgaggataataagaaaaagaataaagagGTGAGCAAACTGTTAAAATTTAATGACTTGATATCGAATAATGAAGACGAAAATATTTACCAAAACTGGCTGGACAGTGAGAATAAATATGTTCacgtaaataatattttcgaAATTGATAGCATAACAAAGGACTTGCAAAATATGTTTTGTAGTGATACAGAAAACACGAGCAAAAAATTACTTAAGGATAGTATGAGCGATAATGATAAcagtattattaatactagGGTTAATACTCAGGAGGgggtaaaaaatatagaaagcACTAATAGCATATCAAATGAAAGAAGTTTAAGGAATATAGAGAAAAGGTTTGTGTCcgacaaaataaaaaaaatgaatgaaaatataaataaatatatagatgaaaagaaaaataatataaagaatatatgttACAATGATAATTTTCCTTATAGCAAATCTCATATGAAGGAAGATTATCAAGGACATTATTCAGATATAGATccaaaaaatagaattataaaagaacaaaaagggAACGAACAAGATATTAATAGAATGTACAATAATAAGACAGATGGCAATATAATTCCTATGAACAGTGTAGATCAAACATACAACAAGAAGCAGTTAGGAAATATGAACAATGCggattacaaaaataatacgaACAATACATACAGCATGAATAATAGCAGTTATAATAACAGTTTAGCTAGGTCGACTAATTCTTATCACATGTACAAGGAGAATGTTGGAGATAGCCTTATTAATAATGATAGTGATAACTTCAAAAGTGTACTCAGAACATACCAAATATATGATGATAAAGAAGatatgcaaataaaaaataatggtttaaataatgaataccCATTACAAAAATGTAATGCAACgaatttagaaaaaacaaatgaaaatgatgTTAAATCTAATGattatatgaacaaattacatttatgtaATGAAAACAACACGTCTgctcataataataataatctagtaaataattcatttaacAATTATAAGCTTAACTCATCggaaaatatgtatattgcatataataaacaaaatgataTCACAATATATGGTAATCCTGAATATAGTAATAGGAATGCACCAGCTACTTCTCAAAACATGAATAATGGAGTTGAGGCAAATGATAAATATCAAAATgcgaaaaacgaaaaaaaaggagaggCTTGGATCATTGACATAaagaataatgaaataatgcCTTATAGAAAACTGCAGAGTACGATTTTAACGGAGGAAGTGGAGAGGGGTACAGAAAATAGAGGGAAATACGGGGTAAAAGATGGGATAAATAGGACAAAAAATAAGGCAAAAAATAGAGAGAAAAATGGAATGAAAAACTGGCTTCACCAAAATAGGTATATGAATAACCATACAAAATTGAAGCCACTATTACaccataaaaaatttagcaAGGGATCTGCTTATAAtaatggtaaaaataaagacaAGCTGCATTTACTAGTAAACAACATTTCAAAGTTAGTTAAAGGAAAGATAGAAGAAGAATTaaagagtaaaaatatatcaaaagatatattaaattttgaaataactaaaataaaaaaaaaaaaagcagttCCAAATAgtagtttaaaaaataaaagccaAGAAACTACGATTATTTTAAGTGATTCAATGTCCTTATCATCTGGAACTTTAAATAGCACTTTTGAAACAATAGATGATCATAAGAATAATCAGATTACTCCTAACTTCTTGAGGAATATGCAGGAAAGTAATTTGACATTTAACACAGATTGTGCTAGcaatttatcaaaaaatggaaagggaaggcatgtatatataggcAAAAATAACAACTCATTTGTTGATCATAAGGATAGAGacgataaaaataattttcagtTGACTAATATGAACAAATCTATTATAAATGGTGGAACCTACGTAAATGAAGCAAATTACTTATATGGTGGAAGCTACTTAAATAACGATACATTGTTGAATAACTTcatagtaaataaaaattatatgcaaGACATTGGAAGTTTAAATGAAAACCTCTTTCTCAATGATCAATCTGTACTACCAGAAGTTCCATTAAACAATATAGGGGACATTTATTATAAGCAGAATTTGAGTTGTGATTATGTAGGTAATGTACAATTACAGCATAATATTGATTACCTTAATTTTTCTGGTTTGAGTAACAAGAATCAATTAAACCAAAGTTCATTAAGCAACAATAGGAATAATTACAAGAGTAACAACATAGTTgtgaatgaatatataaacataaaaaataatagtactagtagtaataataataataataatggtagcagtagtagtaatacTAATGTTAACAatggtagtaataataacgaTGCGCTGAATAGctctataaaaaataaggctGTCAATGCTGAAGAAAACGCGAACATAATGAATAGCAGAAATATAAGGAAAGACGAAGAAGCTTTTATTGTGGATGAAGACGTTAATAATAGTATTGAAAATACGAATAACAATTTGAACATGAATATGGTGATAAATAACTACCAAGACattaataacaattttataaatgatcCTGTAAGCAACGTGTATGATACGAACCAGTGCTTATTATACAACGGTGTTTTGAGTAACAAAAATGGTAAAGAAGCTAGTACAATCTTTGATGTTGATAAGATGAACAATTCTTACTTATTCGACATTAACACAATAAAGCAAGGAATGATTCCCCCTTTTTATGATGATGCCTCCTTGAATTACAATTTGATAGACAGGAACGATACGAATGATATGAATGATACCAATGATGTGAATGATATGGACGAAGGAAGTAAGGGGGGTTCTCTAGGTAACAATTTAAACAGTAGCAGtaacaaaaatgataatagcAGCAGTAGTAATAAAATCATCGGTAAAAGTGaacataattttaagaatGCTGATGGCAGTATTGCCTTTTTTCCGGAGTATTGCGTTGATAAGAACATATCTAATAAAACACAAAAAGAGGTTAAAGTATGTGAGAAgattaatgtaaataaaaaaggaaacaatCAGTtattaaaggaaaatattgtGGACGAAAAACATAAAACTCTAGAAAGAAATACAAGGAGATCTAAATCTGTGGATATCAGAAGATTCGAAACTAAGAACGATTTAGCTAGTAAAGGAGATTCTACGAGGAACAAGATGAAAAcacaaatatttaattattctgATTATAAGAATAACGGATTAAGAGATATGTCAACTTATGCTGATAAGGTGTTACAGGATATGAAATCTTTGATTCCCTCCAATGTCAGCAATTTAATTAACAAGGCAAACCTAAAAGGTAAAACAGGCCGTTCTATTACTAAAATGGTTAGCAACAACAGTAACATTAGTAGTAGCAATAATAGTATTAGTAGCAGTCGTAGTAGTAGTTGTAACAGCTGTGGTAGCCGTGGAAGTTGCAATAGCAATACTTTCAATAGTGCGAATTATAAATTGTGCACGAAACATGAACCaggaaaattaaacaaaaataaggATAAAATACATAGCAACCATGGAGGAACCCTCCTCAAAAGTACTTCAACCAAGAATCTTTACCAAAATTACAGATACGATGAAACGAATAATGTAtcagaaaatataatgaacaatataaatatattgggACTGGAAAAAGGTgactatataaataaatgcccatctattaataaaaatgagacAAGAATTATCTACAATGATTCAaatgatagtaataataataattatttagtGGGGGAAggtgtaaataatattatgataGGTAAAACCAACGAAAATGCATTATTATCAAGTAGGAATTCTTCaagcaataataatgaaaataatattaaaaaaaatttaatgtcTATGAATGCAAAAAATGGTGAACATACAAGATTAAATGCTGGtataaatagtaatataaacaataacATGCATTATGATTTgaacaattttaattataatttgaataaatttgaaaatatcTTAAAAGAAGACCAATTCAAGAATTACTCAAATAATgcacataatattatatataaacaggTAAATTCAAATCAACATTTGGTAAAGAATTCGATTATTTTAAATCGAAAAGAAGAAGGTAATGCATTTCAATCTGAGACGCGCAGATCTTTAAGTTGCTTTAGAGaagctttaaaaaaacaagGAATTTTGggttga
- the URM1 gene encoding ubiquitin-related modifier 1, putative, producing the protein MKIKIELKFLGGLESYLENKSKNVVSLEIESDEFNFENLIAYIRNNIIVERKDVFSDFVISDNAKFCKVMVDDREYSNYNLNDKAKIKPGVIVLVNEYDWEILDTYSYKIKNDDKICFLSTLHGG; encoded by the coding sequence atgaaaataaaaatagaattaaaatttttgggAGGATTAGAAAGCTATTTAGAGAACAAGTCCAAAAACGTTGTATCACTTGAAATAGAATCAGAtgaatttaattttgaaaatttaattgCCTACATAAGGAATAACATAATTGTAGAAAGAAAGGATGTTTTTTCTGATTTTGTGATAAGCGATAATGCGAAATTTTGTAAAGTGATGGTTGATGATAGGGAATACtctaattataatttaaatgataagGCAAAAATAAAACCAGGAGTAATTGTGTTAGTTAATGAATATGACTGGGAAATTTTAGATACTTATTcctacaaaattaaaaatgatgacAAAATATGTTTTCTATCAACTCTGCATGGAGgttga
- the PmUG01_09047600 gene encoding conserved Plasmodium membrane protein, unknown function, producing the protein MKILNYICGRPLRSGGTAPLIYNPVRKWLIILMILYFCLCILSYGIFLFPKASDLHCSYLSDSLFNFSLSIGASYLMAPYYSIISCREWGTEIEWAIVAIVSAVMAIIDVSSSCYGIYVLYTIVDVVFTDVSGMTDCNCYKAILFFSANSFLIFLHLVVAIVSIAVYFLLMTRIEEQLEDNRNII; encoded by the exons atgaaaattcttAATTACATATGTGGTCGTCCACTGAGAAGTGGTGGGACTGCCCCTTTAATTTACAACCCTGTTAGAAAATGGTTAATCATTTTAATGatactatatttttgcttatgtattttatcctatggtatatttttattccctAAAGCATCTGATTTACACTGTTCTTATTTGAGTGActctttatttaatttttctctatcaatag gAGCATCATATTTAATGGCTCCCTATTATTCTATAATTAGTTGTAGAGAGTGGGGAACGGAAATTGAATGGGCTATAGTAGCAATAGTCTCTGCTGTTATGGCTATTATTGATGTTAGTTCAAGTTGTTATGGTATTTATGTATTGTATACTATTGTTGACGTAGTATTTACTGATGTTTCTGGAATGACCGACTGTAATTGTTACAAAgctatactttttttttcggcaaattcatttttaatttttcttcatttagtTGTTGCCATCGTTAGTATTGCTGTATACTTTTTACTTATGACAAGAATTGAAGAACAGTTAGAAgataatagaaatattatataa